One segment of Meriones unguiculatus strain TT.TT164.6M chromosome X, Bangor_MerUng_6.1, whole genome shotgun sequence DNA contains the following:
- the Tceal1 gene encoding transcription elongation factor A protein-like 1 produces the protein MENACKENEEPPQTTLKIEEEQPPVEQSLENQCSEEDQSSEDLSSEEQSSEEEFFPEELLPELLPEMLLSEDRPPQECLSRKNLFEDRIPMEQPPCGVGKHKLEEGSFKERLARSRPQFRGDIHGRNLSNEEMIQAADELEEMKRVRNKLMVMHWKAKRSRPYPI, from the coding sequence atGGAAAACGcatgcaaagaaaatgaagagccACCGCAGACCACTCTAAAGATCGAAGAAGAGCAGCCTCCTGTGGAGCAGTCTCTTGAAAATCAGTGTTCTGAAGAGGACCAATCCTCTGAGGATCTGTCCTCAGAGGAgcagtcctcagaggaagagTTCTTTCCTGAAGAGCTTCTACCCGAGCTGCTGCCAGAGATGCTGCTCTCTGAAGATCGTCCTCCGCAGGAGTGCCTCTCAAGGAAGAACTTGTTCGAGGACCGTATTCCCATGGAGCAACCTCCCTGTGGGGTGGGCAAACACAAGCTAGAGGAGGGAAGTTTCAAAGAAAGGCTGGCCCGTTCCCGCCCTCAATTTAGAGGAGACATACACGGCAGGAATTTAAGTAATGAAGAAATGATACAGGCAGCTGATGAGTTGGAAGAGATGAAAAGAGTGAGAAATAAATTGATGGTAATGCATTGGAAGGCAAAACGGAGCCGTCCTTACCCTATTTAA